The Mercenaria mercenaria strain notata chromosome 8, MADL_Memer_1, whole genome shotgun sequence genome has a segment encoding these proteins:
- the LOC123566595 gene encoding sodium/glucose cotransporter 4-like, with protein MSSGNITSAFNNAGVGTADIVIIIIYLAFCLAVGLWATWRTQRSSVSGYFLAGRDMLWFAVGASLFSSNIGSGSFVGLAGTGAASGIAVASYELNGLFCLLLLAWLFVPVYIASGVYTLPEYLKKRFGGQRLQVYMSVLALLIYVFTKISADIYAGSIFIQQAVGWNMYVGIIALLAVTAIYTVSGGLKAVIYTDTLQTVIMVGGAFVLMIISFVKVGGMNKLYKEYPVAVPKDLVNNSDCGKPTDEAFHLLRDPTTSDLPWPGNVFGITILSVWYFCSDQVLVQRSLAAKNMHHVKGGSILAAYLKILPLFTTIFPGMISRVLFTDQVACVDPDICKAVCDNPAGCTNIAYPKLVIELMPLGLKGLMLAAMMAALMSSLTSVFNSSSTIFTMDIWHRFRPSASDGELLVVGRIFVLVLVVISVVWIPVLQASQGGQLFNYIQSVTGYLAPPVLSLYLLAILWKRTNEAGAFWGLMIGLLVGLIRMGLDFGYGSPGCGEADDRPLIISKVHFLHFTIILFFISLFTTFAVSLFTQPIKEEHLYRLTWWSRHSAVERTPFEDEVDFKKRAFEHAQKHASGEHKELPTWRRIVYVICGYESPKPPGDVTEEEHKEQQRLLTSIEEKPKWKWFVNINAIILMTIGIFLWGYYA; from the exons GTTGGAGCATCCCTGTTTTCCAGTAATATCGGAAGTGGAAGTTTTGTCGGACTTGCTGGCACTGGGGCAGCATCAGGGATTGCTGTTGCTAGCTACGAATTAAAC gGATTATTCTGTCTCTTGTTGCTAGCGTGGCTGTTTGTTCCTGTCTATATTGCAAGTGGG GTATATACCCTACCCGAGTATCTCAAGAAGCGCTTTGGTGGTCAGCGTCTGCAGGTCTACATGTCGGTTCTAGCCCTTCTTATCTATGTGTTCACCAAGATCTCG GCAGATATATATGCGGGTTCTATTTTCATTCAACAAGCCGTTGGTTGGAATATGTATGTTGGCATCATAGCGTTATTGGCCGTAACTGCCATATACACTGTCTCAG gagGTCTTAAGGCTGTGATCTATACAGATACCTTACAGACAGTTATCATGGTTGGCGGCGCTTTTGTACTCATGATAATCA GTTTTGTTAAAGTGGGTGGTATGAACAAGCTCTATAAAGAATACCCAGTTGCTGTGCCAAAAGATTTGGTGAACAATTCTGATTGTGGGAAGCCAACTGATGAAGCCTTCCATCTTCTACGAGATCCCACTACAAGTGACCTCCCTTGGCCAGGAAATGTGTTTGGAATCACAATACTCAGCGTCTGGTATTTTTGCTCCGACCAG GTTTTGGTACAACGTTCTTTAGCAGCTAAGAACATGCATCATGTAAAAGGAGGCTCCATTTTAGCAGCGTATCTAAAGATTCTCCCATTGTTTACAACAATATTTCCAGGCATGATAAGTCGGGTACTCTTCACAG ATCAGGTGGCTTGTGTTGACCCAGACATATGTAAGGCAGTGTGTGATAACCCAGCAGGATGTACAAATATTGCCTACCCTAAACTTGTCATCGAACTAATGCCTCTCG GGCTGAAGGGTCTTATGCTAGCGGCAATGATGGCAGCGTTAATGAGTTCACTAACGTCGGTGTTCAACAGTTCAAGCACTATATTTACAATGGATATTTGGCATAGATTCCGACCATCTGCCTCAGACGGCGAATTGCTTGTCGTGGGCAG gaTATTCGTGTTAGTGCTTGTTGTCATCAGCGTCGTATGGATTCCGGTTCTACAGGCTTCACAAGGGGGACAACTCTTTAACTACATACAATCTGTCACAGGCTATCTTGCGCCTCCTGTTCTATCATTATATTTGTTGGCTATACTTTGGAAGAGAACAAACGAAGCG GGAGCGTTCTGGGGTCTCATGATTGGCCTATTGGTAGGACTAATTCGGATGGGTCTAGACTTTGGATATGGAAGCCCAGGTTGTGGAGAAGCGGACGACAGACCATTGATTATATCCAAAGTTCATTTCCTTCATTTCACTATCATACTGTTCTTCATCAGCTTGTTTACCACATTTGCCGTCTCCTTATTTACACAGCCAATTAAGGAGGAACAT CTGTACCGTTTAACATGGTGGAGTAGACACAGTGCTGTAGAGAGAACACCGTTTGAGGACGAGGTAGATTTTAAAAAACGAGCTTTTGAACATGCACAGAAACATGCCAGTGGTGAACATA AAGAATTGCCAACTTGGCGGCGAATTGTGTACGTTATTTGTGGGTACGAGTCTCCAAAGCCTCCTGGAGATGTAACGGAGGAGGAGCATAAAGAACAACAAAGACTTCTTACCTCCATAGAGGAAAAACCAAAATGGAAGTGGTTCGTCAACATCAACGCCATAATTCTAATGACAATCGGAATATTCCTTTGGGGATACTATGCCTAA